The window TGAGAGAACTGATAGAATATACATTATATCCTAGAGTTTCAACCATAAACTTAAGCTATTGGTTGATTCGTCGACACTCACATAAAACTCGTATCGGGTTCAGAAACAACATATAAATGTGCATCAAATGATTAAACCTGTATCTTTTTAGCTGTATGTGCATCAAGAGAAGTCCTGAGAGCCTTCCACAAAAGCCGAAAACCAGAACCAGCATTAACAACATAAAGCCTATTAAGAGTATCTGGATAATAATTGCTATCAATATGCTGAATCTCCATTAACAAATACCTTGCTTGCTTAGAAAAACTTGATGCACCAATCCCTTTAACATCTAAAATAGCAGTAGTCGAACCAATACGTTTCCCTGCAGCAATCGAGCACGCAGGAAACCTCACATTCAAAGTATTCTCTTGCTCGTAAACATGATGTTTCACCAATCTTTCGAGGCTTGTTTTCTCCAAAAGAGTCGTAAGATCAATCAACCCCATACGTTCAATATACACAGGATTTCCACTCCTATCTACACCATGAAATCCATGCGGGTAGTACTTTTGTACTTGTTCGTATTCATCGAAATTGAACTCTTTACTAATTTTTTCGACCCCAAATTCTTCCCTCCATTTTAAATGATTCAGAAATGAATCTTTAGCTTTCGAGATGTCGTAATCTGTCATGTGCAGAAACCTTAACAGAGTATGATCATCCGTTATCTGATTACTATTGTTTCTATCGTCTAATTGGAGTTTAAGTAATTCGCGTAACTTTTTTATAGCTTCGTGATCGCTAGGATTGCGATTTTCTTCTTCGTCTACATCATCTTTGTTCTTGTATTTTGTTTTGCATAGTATTTTTTGCAATACTTTCAAAGGTACAGACATTTTTTGAGGTGTTTAGGTGCCCAAAACAGATGTACATAGGTTTGATGTTTTTGCAACATTTGAGgaaatttttgtatataatgAAGTATATCCTACTAAGGTTACTTTTTTTTGGCTTCATTGGACAGCATAGaataatttgtatatttttcttataagaGTATTCTTCACGAGGTTTTCCTGCTACTAAAAAGATTCCTAAAACCTTTTCACTGTTTAATGTATATAGATATGCTTTTTTTTGGCAGAGAATTTTCATTGCTTTAAAGTTAAGGTAGAAGAGGAGATGATCATTATCATCAACCTAATTTTTCACTTGAAAACACAAAAGATAACGGACAATCTATATTTATATCTCCTCCTAAGAGAGGACTAGAGGAATGTGATCAACTTTATCACAAATAGTGATAGACCTGCATAGAGAGAAGGTAGACGAAGATGTATgagattattttgtttatgcACTTTTATTCGGAAGTTGTTAATTATCCACTGAGCACTGGTGGAATTGATCAATGGTGGGGACACGAAGTGTAGCCAAAATGTTTGGTTTGATAGAGCATATGAAATATGGTAGGAACAAAGGTTACAATATTTAACGTCGTGTATAATTAAAGAGATATGTATTGCATTTGCACTTTTATAGAAAAGAGCTTTTATGAGTCATGTGAAGGACGTCATAGACTATATAACACATATTTTGAGATTATAGCTTTAGCTTATATTTTTATAGATTGAGTTGAATTCTTGACGCCATTATCGAGCCACCAAGCATCTTGGCATCACCCATGCAAGCACTTGAGATATTTGAAGTGTACCATCAAATTTTGTCCACATCATTGATCTTTATGACTCCATATTTAATTGCACTAAGACAGCAAGAATCATCAAAATCTTACCTAATAAAACCGGTACCTGAAAAGGGCTAAAGTTACTTGCGTTTTCCAAAATTACGATTCTTTATTAGTTTGCCATTCGGATACTTTGGTGAAATCCCACTCTCTAGAATAAGAGCTACTCCCGATACAAAGAAAGGAATACAGAAGCAATGGCTCGATAAGCAACATCGTAGGCTCTTGTATCGTTCGAGAGGGGGGTTGGATATAGTGAAATTACAATGATACAAGAAACAATATACAAGTTCCTCTTTGTTTTCTTATTAAATCCGATCCCAAAACACATAACAGCTTCACCCGATTCTGCATTGTTTAGGTAACAGTAAATCTTCTCATTTCAATATGAGCAAAATCACTCTGCTTAAAGCAGAAatacaaaaggaaaaaaacctatgtaaaaataaaaatctataaATACATATACACAAGTGCAGAGTAGATTTTCACAGATAAATACACAAGGTTCTTGAAGCTTCTGtcgaaaataattttaatcatcaGTAAACTCACCGGTTTTACTGTACAAAACCTTCCTATATTCATGAAACGCGCTAGAATAGTTTTACTTGTTGGGTTGTACCACTTCTCATCATAGCACAAAATTCTTCATAGTTGATTCGTCCGTCCTGTTAAGCATCAATAAAATCAGTGTTCTCCAAGCAATGATACGTCGACACTCGAACTAAGACCTCATACCCAACTACCACCACCCATGGCGGTAGGACTTTTCATACGCATACCCACCCACTACCCACCAAAATTATACCCATATCCACTCCAATTGGGGCGGATGCATATAATTTTACCCGTCTGCCATCCTTAGGCATTAACCCTATTTTCATCCGAAATATGTCGCATTATCCCATccattcaaaataataatacgacA of the Amaranthus tricolor cultivar Red isolate AtriRed21 chromosome 6, ASM2621246v1, whole genome shotgun sequence genome contains:
- the LOC130814863 gene encoding phosphatidylinositol/phosphatidylcholine transfer protein SFH11 encodes the protein MSVPLKVLQKILCKTKYKNKDDVDEEENRNPSDHEAIKKLRELLKLQLDDRNNSNQITDDHTLLRFLHMTDYDISKAKDSFLNHLKWREEFGVEKISKEFNFDEYEQVQKYYPHGFHGVDRSGNPVYIERMGLIDLTTLLEKTSLERLVKHHVYEQENTLNVRFPACSIAAGKRIGSTTAILDVKGIGASSFSKQARYLLMEIQHIDSNYYPDTLNRLYVVNAGSGFRLLWKALRTSLDAHTAKKIQVLGSNYKSKLIEVIDPSNLPSFLGGNCTCSEQGGCMISDKGPWNDPKILEILESLKDNKKNAYDNHTNVEEVWLSAESTPDNTPLSLSETIKQMKITVEEAESRFRAIEVAVAQTKQVLQRFSEKCKEFQMKALHFEKSGTI